The Candidatus Delongbacteria bacterium genome has a window encoding:
- a CDS encoding T9SS type A sorting domain-containing protein, giving the protein MRRTRGWLFLALLASATQGLAALSTHRVESVDFPAIAQRDASRTDTTLYETNFNTGFEGWTSQDLTDQGSTWHMDSFNGVDGWNWWSGNVDLGGYQDHSLLYLELPPLNLSTTTNPQLTFDVLWALESPAGAPAPFTGWDACHVEVKVGAGAWQILTPSSPAYNVSHSFAFGEIFGQTVTAGWGGTSNGWQEAFCDLTAFRSQATRVRFAFASDETTSYTDDPSLTGMQLDNIVISDGAQVLLQNNADGIDFPGPILHYSGVPAAGDHFAISTSFHSGPFSLRCTLADQDVPIRNTITSTAVLLPTNYQLNLDFWTRVDMPDYDGNGDQSLDDYFVVEYSLNGYLWQELFFDYYDTETGSGAWYYFGDGGGHNRSTDISFLAGNTAFFRFRVMTDDNHDGGTGTGFYLDDFRVVGEPLLANDLGVTEVRLPYPRTEGRPIDGRASFLNLGSGDANGVQWGLYMDNAATDVSGGFNLPAGQRVDLPFQYTPSQPSMHFPQVRLLTADQYADNDRYNVPSFIVRPAGVLELANDYGWDVTDPNFLHTTAANEELGLGYLQALALPALAPSHGYALDSLRLRFASYNIMQDDTVEWRLRLWNGLPGSGSVIHESVHSYTPSYAGGDASEDWVSVVLSDVLGPFTENFWVEVVTLEERDFQTPGDLRPVPNVTLVPVAWETPVSYRVAGGSPQLISGYQFNFHAFGHDVLIDDLAAPQERPAAAGLGRAWPNPFNPATTVSYRLTRSADVRLALYDLQGRLVRTLVDAARPTGEHVLRVDGSDLASGLYLLELRLDGQPAGTEKLLLVK; this is encoded by the coding sequence ATGCGCAGAACACGTGGATGGCTCTTCCTGGCCCTGCTGGCCTCGGCCACCCAGGGACTGGCGGCGCTGAGTACGCACCGGGTGGAGTCGGTGGATTTCCCGGCCATCGCCCAGCGCGACGCCAGCCGCACGGACACCACCCTGTACGAGACGAATTTCAACACCGGCTTCGAGGGCTGGACCAGCCAGGATCTGACCGACCAGGGCAGCACCTGGCACATGGACAGCTTCAACGGAGTGGACGGCTGGAACTGGTGGTCGGGCAACGTGGACCTGGGCGGCTACCAGGACCACAGCCTGCTCTACCTGGAGCTGCCGCCGCTGAACTTAAGCACCACCACCAACCCGCAGCTGACCTTCGACGTGCTGTGGGCGCTGGAAAGCCCCGCCGGCGCGCCCGCCCCCTTCACGGGCTGGGACGCCTGCCACGTGGAGGTGAAGGTCGGCGCGGGGGCCTGGCAGATCCTGACGCCCTCCAGCCCGGCCTACAACGTGAGCCACTCCTTCGCCTTCGGCGAGATCTTCGGCCAGACCGTCACGGCGGGCTGGGGCGGCACCAGCAACGGCTGGCAGGAAGCCTTCTGCGACCTGACGGCCTTCCGCTCCCAGGCCACGCGCGTGCGCTTCGCCTTCGCCAGCGACGAGACCACGTCCTACACGGATGATCCCAGCCTGACGGGCATGCAGCTGGACAACATCGTCATCAGCGACGGCGCCCAGGTGCTGCTGCAGAACAACGCCGACGGCATCGACTTTCCCGGCCCGATTCTGCACTATTCCGGCGTGCCCGCGGCGGGCGACCATTTCGCCATTTCCACCTCCTTTCACAGCGGGCCTTTCAGCCTGCGCTGCACGCTGGCCGACCAGGACGTGCCCATCCGCAACACCATCACCAGCACGGCCGTGCTGCTGCCCACCAACTACCAGCTCAACCTCGACTTCTGGACCCGCGTGGACATGCCGGACTACGACGGCAACGGCGACCAGAGCCTGGACGACTATTTCGTGGTGGAGTACAGCCTGAACGGCTACCTCTGGCAGGAGCTGTTCTTCGATTACTACGACACGGAGACCGGCTCCGGAGCGTGGTACTACTTCGGCGACGGGGGCGGACACAACCGCAGCACGGACATCAGCTTCCTGGCAGGCAACACGGCCTTCTTCCGCTTCCGTGTGATGACCGACGACAACCACGACGGCGGCACGGGCACGGGCTTCTACCTGGACGACTTCCGCGTGGTGGGCGAGCCCCTGCTGGCCAACGATCTGGGCGTGACGGAAGTCCGCCTGCCCTATCCCCGCACGGAAGGCCGGCCCATCGACGGGCGCGCCTCCTTCCTGAATCTGGGCTCCGGCGACGCCAACGGCGTGCAGTGGGGTCTCTACATGGACAACGCAGCCACGGATGTTTCGGGCGGCTTCAACCTGCCCGCCGGCCAGCGCGTGGACCTGCCCTTCCAGTACACGCCCAGCCAGCCCAGCATGCACTTCCCCCAGGTCCGGTTGTTGACGGCCGACCAGTACGCGGACAACGACCGCTACAACGTGCCGAGCTTCATCGTGCGCCCCGCCGGCGTGCTGGAGCTGGCCAACGACTACGGCTGGGACGTGACGGATCCCAACTTCCTGCACACCACGGCCGCCAACGAGGAGCTGGGTCTGGGCTATCTGCAAGCCCTGGCGCTGCCCGCCCTGGCCCCCAGCCACGGCTATGCGCTGGACAGCCTGCGCCTGCGCTTCGCCAGCTACAACATCATGCAGGACGACACGGTGGAGTGGCGTCTGCGCCTCTGGAATGGCCTGCCCGGCAGCGGCAGCGTGATCCACGAAAGCGTCCATAGCTACACGCCCAGCTACGCCGGCGGCGACGCCTCCGAGGACTGGGTTTCCGTGGTGCTGAGCGACGTGCTGGGGCCCTTTACCGAGAACTTCTGGGTCGAGGTGGTGACGCTGGAGGAGCGCGATTTCCAGACCCCCGGCGACCTGCGCCCGGTGCCCAACGTCACCCTGGTGCCCGTGGCCTGGGAGACGCCGGTGAGTTACCGCGTGGCCGGCGGCAGCCCGCAACTGATCAGCGGCTACCAGTTCAACTTCCACGCCTTCGGCCACGACGTGTTGATCGACGACCTGGCTGCGCCGCAGGAGCGTCCCGCCGCAGCCGGGCTGGGCCGCGCCTGGCCCAATCCCTTCAACCCGGCCACAACGGTGAGCTACCGGCTGACCCGCTCGGCCGACGTGCGGCTGGCCCTCTACGATCTGCAGGGCCGGCTGGTGCGCACGCTGGTGGACGCGGCGCGGCCCACGGGCGAGCACGTGCTGCGCGTGGATGGTTCCGACCTGGCCAGCGGCCTGTACCTGCTGGAGCTGCGGCTGGACGGCCAGCCCGCCGGCACGGAGAAGCTGCTGCTGGTCAAGTAA
- a CDS encoding NifU family protein produces MSELSMNDQIAQILEEKIAPALAMDGGFCELVEIRDKVIFLRLGGACSGCPSSTVTLKAGIERILRQEVDPEILVEQAW; encoded by the coding sequence ATGAGCGAGCTTTCGATGAACGACCAGATCGCGCAGATCCTGGAAGAAAAAATCGCCCCGGCCCTGGCCATGGACGGCGGATTCTGCGAGCTGGTGGAGATTCGGGACAAGGTGATCTTTTTGCGGTTGGGAGGCGCCTGTTCCGGCTGCCCCTCCTCCACCGTCACCCTGAAGGCGGGAATCGAACGCATCCTGCGTCAGGAAGTGGATCCCGAAATCCTGGTGGAACAAGCCTGGTAG
- a CDS encoding aminodeoxychorismate/anthranilate synthase component II: protein MLLLIDNHDSFTHNLAHLVAGAWEEPEVVRADKLSPADLLARRPAALFLSPGPGRPERAPNLLRLLRAAAGRLPVLGICLGQQAMGRLLGLKLVRAPRPVHGHAVELEHAGTGLFAGCRPGMRVARYHSLVLEIPARGTLPQFVAPDLWVDARCAEVARCAENARCAENARCAPGLPMALRQPRLGWWGLQFHPESFLSEDGARLIRNFRAAASAWRPFVLQADGESASFDPQRVPSPGVAWDTPATGAGRQLESRNPD from the coding sequence GTGCTGCTGCTGATTGACAACCACGACTCCTTCACCCACAACCTGGCGCACCTGGTGGCCGGGGCCTGGGAGGAGCCGGAGGTGGTCCGGGCAGACAAGTTGAGTCCGGCGGACCTGCTGGCGCGCCGCCCAGCCGCGCTCTTCCTCTCCCCCGGCCCAGGCCGCCCGGAGCGCGCGCCCAATCTGCTGCGCCTGTTGCGCGCCGCCGCTGGCCGCCTGCCCGTGCTGGGCATCTGCCTGGGCCAGCAGGCCATGGGTCGGCTGCTGGGGTTGAAGCTAGTCCGTGCGCCGCGCCCGGTGCACGGCCACGCGGTGGAGCTGGAGCACGCCGGCACGGGCCTGTTCGCCGGTTGCCGGCCGGGAATGCGCGTGGCCCGCTACCACAGCCTGGTGCTGGAGATCCCCGCCCGGGGGACCCTGCCCCAGTTCGTGGCGCCGGATCTCTGGGTAGACGCCCGCTGCGCGGAGGTCGCCCGCTGCGCGGAGAACGCCCGCTGCGCGGAGAACGCCCGCTGCGCGCCGGGCCTGCCGATGGCGCTGCGCCAGCCCCGGCTGGGCTGGTGGGGCCTGCAGTTCCATCCGGAGTCTTTCTTGAGCGAGGACGGAGCGCGCCTGATCCGCAACTTCCGGGCCGCCGCGAGCGCGTGGCGGCCTTTTGTCTTGCAGGCGGACGGGGAATCTGCCTCATTTGACCCGCAACGTGTTCCGAGTCCCGGAGTGGCCTGGGACACACCGGCGACCGGCGCCGGACGCCAGCTTGAGTCCCGGAATCCAGATTGA